The sequence CTGCCCTGCTCGGGGAGGCGGTCGCAGCGCATCCTGTCGGGCCAGGCGAAGCCGTACTGGCGCATGAGCGGGGCGCAGCCGGCCTTGGCCCGCTCGCAGACGCTGCGGCAGGGCGGCAGCGGCTTCTTGTAGTCCTCCAGGCAGATGGGGGTGTacatgctgcagaggaagaagcgCAGGTCGCTGGAGCACTGGATCTCCACCAGCGGCCAGAACTGGTGCACCTCCAGCCCGGCCTCGTCCTGCGTGTCGTGGTTGAACTGGTTGGGCATGTAGGTGTAGTTGTAGCCGATGCCCTTGCAGAGGGGCACGGTGATCTCCTGGCACGACAGCTCCTTGGCCGAGGAGGacgaggcggcggcggcggccgaggCGGCGGCGCAGCCGGCGcgctgcagcagggacagggcgGCGAGCAGCGAGGTGATTTCCAACAGGTAACTCCACTCCATGCtcggcggcgggcagcggcccCGGCTCCTCTCCCGTCCCGCTTAGCAGCCACGGGGAGCGCGGCGCCACAgcacccccccggcccggctACCCCtctggggggcggggggcggcccccTCCGTGCCGGCCGCAGGTGAGAGTACTCGCTGCCCCCGCGGGGCTCCGTCGCCCGGGACGGAGGTGGCCCCGCGGGCACCCAGTGAGGAGGAGCCGCCGGCGAGCCCCCGCGCGACGCCGGAGGAGGGGGGTCCGCTCAGGGAAGGCCCCTCAGCCGCCGTCGCATCGCTCCTCCCGGGGCTGGCTGCGCAGGGGGGGTGGCCGCTTCTCTCGCCGCTGCTCCAGCGCCGGCCGGGCACGGAGCGGCGGCAGAGAAGTTTCGCCGTCAGCCCCCGCGCAGCGCGGTCAAGATGGCTGAGGCGTTCCGGGGACCAGGCGGTGCGCCCCGCGGCGCCCGGCTCCTACTGCCGCGAGCGGGCGGGCAGCGGCCGGGCCGGTGCTGGGGCGGCCGGAGCGGCTCCTCCTGCCGCCCACCCGAGCGCCCGGCTCTGCGGGCGACCACCAGCCGGCCAGTCGGTCCTCGCTCtcgagccgccgccgccgccgcctcctcctccgccggCGGGGCGAGCCGGCCGCCGGGCGCCACTGACCACGATCGCGCCACCTGAGCCGCGGGGCGAGCACTGCAGCGCCTCCGCGCAACTTCTCGCTCTCCGGCCCCAGCAGCGCCACTCCGGTCGCCGCGCTCTCATGAATATTTATAGCGAGCGCCGCCAGGCCCCGCCTCCATCGCCTCGGCCGCCTATCGGTCGGgcccgggcggggggcgggggggccggcCCCAGCCCTCCTTAAGGTGGAGCCGGCTCCCTGGTCGCGGCGCGGCGGGTGCTCTTCGGTGTCCCTCAGCCGCGGGGGACGTGGCGGTAGCTTCTACCTCGTTGCGCGGGCTCCTGGCCGTGCGGAGGGGTGCGGCGCCGCCCCCTGAAACGTTCCCTGCGGCGTGCGCGGGCTGCTGCAGGGTACTTCTTCCCCTTACGAGGAATCCCGGTCAAGTCGGGTTCATtcgaggagcagcagcagttcagcAACTGCCCGGAGTCTGCTCGGAAGCGGTTTTATAACGAACCTTCGGTATCCGCGGGCGTTTTCAGCCTGTGCTGGTGTGAGCATGGCAAACGCTGGTCGCCTCCCGGTGTCCCGCTCCGCGGTGCTAAGGACGAGTTTGGACCGGCTGCCGCACGTGTTAGCGGAGGAGGTGGGAGCGCGGCGAGGCTGGAGACCCGCTGGCACCGAGTGGTGGCTTGGCCGGCGCCTGGCCTTGGACGCCTCGGGCTTCCCGCGTCTCCAGTCCGCCCACTGCACAGCTGTCGGCACACGCGTGTACAACGCGTAGTCTGAAATGCACTACTGCTGTTCTTCTGCTAGGGTCACGGCTAGGGCTAAAGAGCAGGGAAGAAGTGTGGGACTGGCACAGCGGGGGTTCCTGCAGCGCAGGCAGCTGCGAGTACAAGCGCGCCTGTCAGGCAAGGCAGCTCAGCGAGCGGGTACACGCACACACGCGTGTTGGCGTGCATCCACACCCGTAGCGTGCGCACACCTGGGAGCGGTCGGCAGCTGAAGTTCCCCGTGGGACTGCGGGGagcagccccgctcccgggcAGGTGAACACTTCCCCGCGGGGGCCGGCGCGGCCACCGATAGGGCAGCTCCCGCCGCAGGTGTGCGCGGCCGGTCGGTTCGAGCTGGTGCCAGGGAGGAACCGAGGTTCGGCTCGGTGGCCCGCGCCGCGGCCGCCCCCGGCGAGTGTCCTGCAGCCCAGCCGGAGCTCCAGGAGCCGCGGCCCAGCTGGAACCGGCCTCCCCGAGCTTTCGCGTCCGCCCGGCGGCGAAGGCGGTGACTCGCTGAGGAGCCGCGTGCAGCCGCCGAAGGCTGCGTGACCCGCTCGGGCCGCCGTCCGAGAGAGCAACGCCGGTCCCCGGCGCGGCAGAGGAGCTGAAGCGCAGCGCGGTGGCTCCcgccggccgcccgcccgcgggAATCCGCCGCTCCTGGCGGTGGGGCCGCGCCGGAGGCAGCCGGCAGGGCCTGAGAGGGCTGAGGCGCCACGCGCGCGCCTGGCTCCCTGCGCAGGCGCTGTCGCGCAAGGCCGCGGGCCGCCCTCTGTCCAGCCGCACCGCGGGCGGAGGCCGCCCGGCTGCCCGCTGACCTCCGCTCCCGGGGGCCGTGGGGCGGCCCCGAGGGGGACTCGCTGCTTTCACCCGCCCGCTCCGGGGAAGCGAGGTTTCGCGTTCGGGCGGCCCCTCCGTAGCCGGGCCACCTTaaggggagcggcggcgggcgcgggtTCGGTGCGCGGCGGGGCCGTCCCGGGGGGTTGTCGTCCTCCCAGGACGGGGCGTTTGTTTGTTAATTGACGCGCTGTTGCGCTTCGCGCTTGTGTGGAGCTCACGCTGGGGCCGTAATGACTGTAATCTCGGGAACACGCCGCTCGGGGAGCGGGCGGGGTGGCGGCGCGGCGGGGTTTGTCTTTTGGCGGCGTGAAAATTTTGTGATTCGCCGGGTTTCAAACGGGGAGAAGCGAAACCGGGGCGGGGGAAGTGGGAGGGGGAGCGAGCCCGCCCCGGGGGGCGGTgcgggagcgggcggcgggagGAAATCAAACGCGTGAggaggcaaaacaaaaaagcaatccCGAGTTTGTTGGCTGTGCTAACAGGATGCTCTCCGCTCCCGTCCGTCTCTCTGTTTAAACGAACACGGGGATTACCCCGCCGGGAGGAAATGGGCGATAATGGGGCAATAAACACGTTTAGTGTGTAATCACTGCGGTAATTTGCAAAACCCCTCTCTCGACCCCAGCGCTCACCTGAGGGAGGGTTTTGCCTTCAGACGTGACAGAGAAGAGCTTGGAGGACGTGGCCGTGCTCCTCCGTGTTTCGCATCCCGGGCTGTGAAATCAGCCCTACTGCTACATGTGTGGTGGTATTTGTGGTCAAAATCAGAACTTTTCCGAAAGTAGCAGATGGTTATTTTAGTGCTAATTTAGTTAATACCCTACCGAAAAGCGTTAGGGGATCGAACAATGCCCAGTGAAGAAAACGAAATGAAAGAATTGTCATCTGGCTGAGATGTCCGTGACTGACAGAGGTTTCAAAAGTCTCTTTCCAGCCCTGGATGTGATGCTCCATTTTAAGGAGTGACTGCTATGCTGCTGGCTGCTTGAAGAGTACgttatttaaaaatctctacAGAATGTAAAAACGAGTGAGTCTAGTCAGGAGACCTGGGTGAGTCTGTAAATTACTGCTCTGTCAGGATTCCTATTGCCTATTACAAAGTACCTTTTTACGCTGAACTTAAGCTCTACACTACAGAGACAGCAGATGTGAGGTGATGGCTTCCAAAAGCAACACAGATGCTGTAAAATTTCCATTGCGGTATTTCAGCAAGGAAACTCAGGAGACATGCTGAATGCTACAGTTTAGAATTACACTGTAACTCTCCTAGAAATAAGAGAATACCAAGTTTCTCAACAGTACACTTGGCTTCATTTTGACTGTCGTTCATATGCTGTTATTTTCTTGCAGCATGAAAAGAGATGCAGTGCAAAGATACTGTGTGTCTTGAAGCTGTTCAGTAATAACAAAATTGGTAATATGGAACTTTATGGCAATTTAGTGATGACTGCATATCCAAATTCCCTAGGAAGACCATGATAATTTTTGAAATTGCCTTTCAGGTATATAAAACAGTGAAGCTGTGGGgaagctgctttgctttatgTGACTGAAAAGCAGCCTGGATAGCTCAAGGCTGCAGAATCACAGCCCGTTGTGTGTTCCTCATATGCTGAGACTTTCCTGAAGTCAGTAGAAGTACTGAGATGAAGGAATCAAGGGTCAAGTCTTTAAAATGTCTTGTGTGTTTATTCCAGTAAATacagcagctgctttttttgaaaagctgaGCTTTGCTATAGCTATACAGATTATTTTAGAGCACTTTTTGCAGGGATTTCAAAACAGATGTCCAGTTATCAAatcatgcagaaaaataaagccagcAAGAATGTTACAGATACTACAACCTTTTGCAAACCTATAGATTTGACAAGTAGATAACACTTCTACAAGTCTTTGTTGCCACAGATATTCCTGCCTCTCTTATTCAAACATTTAGGTTTGCAACTGGCCCCTCTAACATAAGcttaatttttgtgtgcatCTAAGGCTTTGCATTTGGGATTGGATAGATCACACCAAACCAGGTAATGGTAACTGCAGGGCATTTTAGTTCAAGATTAGTAAATTAGCTCttgatattattttttactggaaagaaaaataccacatAAAATCTAGgatttaaaatggtattttgtttatttaaaatgcagatgtttaGTTTATAAGATcgaaaaattgctttttaattccCACCTAATGTTCTCCACTAAATTTTGGTGTGGCATTGTCTGCATTGGATAGGTCAATGAATGGTgcttttgtaaaaatgtttgaaaagaagAACTCAGTCCGTGGAAATTGTTCAAATAATCGTGTTAGAATGAAGCCTTGACTGAAGGCAATCATTTAATGGATTAAACCCAGAAGGGGCTGTCTAGGCTGATCTCCTTCCTATCGCAGGCCACAGAGCTTTATCCAGAGACTGTCTACGCAAATGCTGGTTAGCTACAAGACGCAGGGGATTTTGCATGGCCAATACATTGAGCAACACCATGAAGCTAGAAACTGTGGAACTTTTTGAGGACAGGGTaaatgggagcaggaagaaagagTATTTTACAGGCAAGTTAGTAGACAGCATAAGGTTGAGTTGTGGCATCTTGCGATGTTCACTTTTTCCCTAAAAAGTActaattaaaagtaagagaaacGTTTTTTCCAATCCGTCCTTTTCTCTTGCATGCCACATGTAGTCCAGAACTGAGCATAGTGATGGGCAGCCCAAGTATGAGAAGGGACACATTGATTTGTACAAgtctgcaaagcaaaaattatGAGTAAAAATCCAGCACTGTGAAACCTGCAGAGGAATAGGGATGGGAGAGTATAGCATACATATATATCTTATATTTTGATGGGTATCTttcctttcacaaaaaaaaaaagcattgacaCATCTTTTGGGGCAGTCTGCATTTTATTGTGATTTGTGAGAACTTTTTGTAGACGAGAAGAACAATGTTCTGTTTACATCTTTTCAGGCATGTCAGATCTGATGGATGGACACAGTACCATGATGGTACCATTGGTTGGTGAGATGTGAGAGGGCCTttaggcaaaaagaaaataggctGAATGCAGTCTGCTGCAGTAGCTACTTCTGGAGTGCAGTGAGCAGGtggcagaaaaggaggagaaactgCTGGAAGAGTACTTTGCTGTCCCTTTACCATCAAGGAGGATGACAAAGTGATTGATCAGTGCTGTGTTCTGAGGATTTTTCCAACAGTGAAGCTGCAGGTTGCGGCCTGGAATGTGGCTGGAGGATTTTCTGCGGAATGTAAGAGCAGACCATGATTAGACTTCTTCCTGAGGCTGCTTTGGATGTGTAGGCTTCACAAGAGAAGTAGCAACAAACAGCGGAATCAGCAGAAGAAGTTAGTGGGAGCAGCAGTTTAGCATGAGGGCAACATGAGATCAAAGGACTTTTATTCTCACACTATGCAGTTGATGATTGGGCTGCAATGTATTGGCTCACTCAGTGTGATTGTATATTCCTACATTTCTTGTTAGTGAAAcagtggaggaggaaggaatgcAAGAAAATATGGATTATATGGATtatcaaagaaaataagtgTTCTTGAGGGCaatctttttcactttccttaatactattttttaatttttgtccgTTATTTAGCATGCTTCATTTATAATCTACCTCTGCTACCTCCTGGTGCGATGTTTCACACATGATAAATCATGTGACTTTTGAAGACTAATTGCCCTAAGTTAAACAGTCTGTTTATTCATTGTCACCGTATTTGGAGAATAATACAAATATCATGCAGTTAAATTGCTAACCATATTAAGTATGTATAGACATAGTGAGTCTTCCTCTGATTGCCCAGGTAACCATCCATTTACTTTCTGGCAACTGCTAGAATGTTAGTATGTACATGCACTCTTGAATCTCAGGAAAGTTATGTGGATCCAGTCTGACAAGGAGAGGTTTTGTCTCTGGGGATAATATGAGAACATACACATGCACCACTCTCTCCTAAAAGTCCAGATCTCTAGCACGCCAGTGACTTATGAGGTGATAGCTGTGATTCTCTCTCCATGCTCCATCAAAATGTTGTTAATGCTTATAAATGCTCAAATGGCGCATACACCATTGTTACTCCCAGCATGGGTTGGGCTGTCCATTTGGTCAATCTTCAGTTTTGGGGACCTCAGTTTCAGCAGCATGGTTATAACCCCCTGCAAAGCTTCTGGTACATATCCACTGCTACTGCATTgccatagaatcatttaggttggaaaagatctttaagatcatcaagtccaaccgttaaccgagcactgccaaatccaccatccactaaaccatgttcctaagcaccacatctacacgtcttttcaatacctccagggatgatgactcaaccacttccctgggcagcctgttccggtGATTGATAACCCTTCTGGcgaaatttttcctaatatccaatctaaacctcccctggcacaacttgaggccatttcctcttgtcctgtcgcttgttacttgggagaagagactgacatcCACTATCTGGCTTACCTGATTGAGCCATAGCCTGGAGTAATTAATGAGGTTCTATGCGTTAACCTGACCTGTGTTAACTTTGAGGCATCTATATTTGGGCTAGGTGATAGCAGACAGGGTAATAGCAGAAGTAACTCTTACCAACTCTGACTATCGATGCTGacagggcagagggaagaaCCACAAAACAGAAGCTGGGGAGTGCAGGATTCTCTCTCATAAGTTGTAAATCAGAGTTGGGGTGGCTCAGCTGCTACGCTGCAAGGAGCCATGGGACTCCTGGCAAGAAATCTAGCCCAGCCTGAGCACAGCTTTCTACTAACTGATCCAGCCTGGTGGAAGTAGACATGAAAGAAGTAGATAGGAAACGCTTTGAGCTAGGGATGCCCCATCTGCAGTAGGCTAGTCTGGGCTATCTAAGTTGATGTGGAGACAAGATTAGGCAGTGTAGTCCACTTTGTTTTACTAACTTTTGCATAAACTATACGGAGACATCAGCTTACATGTGTGCCCTCTCACTTGctgtaaattaataaaaaaataatggggCAATGCACTTAGGAATAAGAAGTGAACTGTAGAAAAAATTAGACTTTGCATCGAAAGGCACGGAAAGGGATAAATCCCAGATacaatgagaaaggaaaactttgTATAACTGATTTGAAGAGGAACACTTGTCATTAAATCTTTGAACAATACAAAGTTGTTCATAAATTCTGACACTACTTTTTGCACCTCATAAGTCAGTAATGGCATAATTGaaggaaataacattttgtaTGCGTGTTTGAAGAGaactttttttaagtttcactGTTTCCAATCCCAACTTTTGATGGAGGATGCACagtagtaatttttaaaatattgactgATAAAAATTACACTGATAAATTCTTACAgagttaaaatggaaataacaaaCACATCTTTCATTActcattttgaatatttatttttttgtgtttcatttacTCCAAACAAATTTTTTATCTCTAGGGTTAGATCCTGACTAATCCTTCACTGTATTAATTTTGCTGGGACGACACATAAATGGCTGGTGATTCCAAATATGAATAAGGACAGCAGGCTTGGGCTTGTGCTAATTTTGATGAATAAATTGGCCTTGAGAATGACAAGTTGCGTTAGCAGTTTTCACTTTATAATATTAGACAGTCAAAGATGTTAACTCTGTGTAGGGAATCAGCATTAGGCAGTGTTCAGAACTGCTTATGGGGAACTCTCAGGTGCCTGGTCTCAGCAGAAACTCGCTCTTAAAAacctttctctatttttattttagtaaaagaATGGTGTGATTGAAAAGCAAAGTATTGAGAGGAATTTCACTGTAATAGGAAAGTGTCCTTCCTTTCGTgtccttccttttgttttaccCACTGAGTTTTTAATAAGgatattcctttgccatttcctttcagttttcttggTTCTTAGTTGGTGCTAATGATGACAGTAATagtcctctgtgtgtgtggtggggaaaaagaaaatagtacCCCACTGGTATGAGATTTATTGCAGTTGTCTTTTGTGGGCTCACAACAGTGTTACAAAAGATGCAGTCTTGATTGATttcttgtcttttatttcttttatttattaatttattttgcctttgggGGGTGAAGAGGGAGTTGTGTTGCAGAAAACAGACACAAGGGAAGAGATGGATATTAGAAATTTAGTTCTAACATTGTCCCTGGTAGGATTAGTTGGGTCCTTCTCTGTCTTGGACTGGTCAGGGCCTGTTTCTGCATGAGAGGCTTGCAATTCTTCCAGTGAATTGTGGGGTTCCAAGAAAAGAGGTGATAACAGCCATAATGGGATAGCTGTTActctcattttttattgcattAGCCTTATCAAATTGATTCCTTCTGGTTAATTCACTGAATTAGAGAGCTCCTGAAAGGGAATAATAAATGGAATATCTCATTTTCTTGCCACTTTTGCTATACagattttttgtatttcagattttttacCTAGTAAGTGTAGCCATTATTTGAATTTTATCTTCACCCTTTGCTTTTGTATGTTAGGCTGGTTGATCTTTTATAAGTTAGGGCTCATTCACTAAGTTATTCCATCTAATGAGCCTTTattgtttttgtttgattttagtTCCTTGGCTTTTGAATAGTCCTGCTAACAGGACTGCTATGgaaaatttgaaacattttactGCTGTTTAAAGCTTTTCTGATTTGTATATGGATGGATCCAGATGCTAGGTTTGAATCCTCAGGTTAATGAATAAGATCTTGCTTGACCTATGAAATTTCCTGTATGAATTTTTGATAAAAGATACaaagcttttttcatttttgtcttaattttccaggaaaaaaactaCATGCTTTGGCAGAATTCAGAGGACTGGATGACTTTGAAAACTAAAACCTCTTGATTTGAACAATGTTGCTGTAGTCCTCCTCCGACATCATCATCTGCCTATCATCTTCAACTGTGCCatgatcttttcttctttgaaggGAGTGCTGGAAGAAGGGAATCCCTCAAAGTGATCTATTGTCAGAGTTGTCATTTAAATGGTAAGTCTAGTTGATAGAGGAGATCTGCCACATAAAGCAGGTAAGCCACAGATTTAATGCAATGCTACGCTAACATTTCTTAataaccttttttgttttcagtcaaaATACTTTGGTTTGTAAGTTTGGCTTTTTGGTAAGAAAAGTATATTTGCAGAAGCACATACTTAgacatgccaaaaaaaaaaaaaatccaaccaaaaaGTGTTTAGCTGAAAGCCTCGTTTCCCATCAAAAATAGATGCAGTGGAAAATTTTCAGGCAGCCCTATATTTAACCTCCTTGGATCAAAATTCAGTTGTTGGACTGAGCGAGGCTTACAGaggttttttgctgcttttgttagGGTGTCTGTTTTTTCACTCATGACATCTGCCTGCTTTTCCAGCTATATTCAACCTTGTTATAATTCTTGCTCTTGCAGCATTTTGCAGTGTTCAGAATGCTAGCTCCCACTGGACTCAACTTGCTGGGATATATGCAAACTCGAAGTTTCTTTCAAGGGATGCATCaatcttgcttttttattttgtctgggTTTTCATAAGCAAATGTGAGTAGCTATATCCACTGAACACAGAATATACACAAAACAGCATCGCTGTGGTACAGTTCTAAGTTCTTTGCCCAAGGTAGTCTTGCTTTGGGATGTTGCGGATGCAAACAGTATATGTGAGTTTCAGGGGCTAAGTGCTTGAAAGAGAAGACCTGTTGGGCAAGCTAAACAGATAAATCACATCAGTCTCAGGAACTCCTGAGTGGAATATAGTTGAAGACTGGGAAGTTATTCTGGGAAAATACTGTAGTTGATTTCTTTGCTCATGCTCTCTTCTCTTGGTTCTGACTTGTGGCTGCTTTTGGAAGCAGGATACTGAGATAAACGGACCTTTAATTTGAATTGACGTAGCCATCCTTGGGTAAGAAGTACACTGATAAATGAGTAAGTGTGGGCTTTGGCAATGTGGAATTCAGCAAAATTTGTCAGAAATGAAACTCCTTCCTCCAAGAAAAGTGTAAGCCAATCACAGAAGATATGAGCACGAGGATAGagaatttcatagaatcatagaatggtttgggttggaagggacctcaaagatcatgtagttccaaccccctgccatgggcagggacaccctccactagaccaggttgcccaaagccccaaccacctggccttgaacacctccagggagggggcatccacagcttctctgggcaaatTTCATCTGTATAGGTTGTGATTCTGGAGTCTCAagctttctgttgtttttttgttgttgtggggtttttggggtttttttgcttttgcagcttccatttctctttcatttcttcttgtaGCAGTAAGAATTTGCTACAACTGTGTCTTAAATACAACCGTGAGCCTTTTTGGGTGTTCTTCCAAAGTTGGTGGGTAGAGCATTAGTGTAAGACTCCTGCAGAGTTCACTGGACTTTGTATTAAgacaagaagagaaaacaaagtgaatATTGAAATTCGGGGAGAAAAATTGTTAATATGACCTACATTAGTTTTGGTATGTGTTATGTTCTGTCATTAGTTCAGTGTTAGAATGCAGTTTGTAGCCAGAATCTATCAGCAACTGGCAACATGTGGTGTTTCTTAAGCAAAAGTTGATTGTTATTCTTTATTGCTTGTTTCGCATCTTAGCACTCTTACAGAAATATCTTTCCagatatttttaactttgttttcatgGCAATTTAATTTGGGTTGCTTCATGACTGCTAAGCAATACTATGCTTTTTTAGCCTTCATGGGCATTAATGATCAAATCTGTAAATAAGCATATGCTTAGTTTTGTAAGAcatcagctatttttttctatatttttaatgaaatcttcTGAAGTTTTACAATTATGTGAAAGTAGGTATATCTAGTTATACTCCTGTGTATTTAAGTTTACTTGGTAGTTATATTGACCAAAATAGATggcatctgttttatttcttttcctgacagggtatacatttttctttcaaatttctgtCAGCAGAATTTTATTATAGTACATTGTCAGTAGATGACCAGTAATTTCCCTCTTCCCTGTTATTATTTTagaattactttaaataaatatttgcaagaaaaGGTAATAGCCATACAACATTTGAAATAGTTTGAGTATTGTTGAGAAAGAGATTCATCATTCTAGTACCAAAATTGTGGCAGGAAAGAggtcagagaaaggaaagcacaaTGTTGAAGTGTAAGAATGAACGCCTATGGTACCACTTTACAGCTGTTCATGTGTGGAATCCAAATACTTTTGGAAGCATAGTGCTACACAGTCAATTAGCTTTACTTTAAGTAATTGTtgtataaggaagaaattttagtACATTAGAATTCATGAGttggaaaa comes from Grus americana isolate bGruAme1 chromosome 2, bGruAme1.mat, whole genome shotgun sequence and encodes:
- the LOC129202407 gene encoding serine/arginine repetitive matrix protein 3-like, which codes for MRNTEEHGHVLQALLCHDDNPPGRPRRAPNPRPPPLPLRWPGYGGAARTRNLASPERAGESSESPSGPPHGPRERRSAGSRAASARGAAGQRAARGLARQRLRREPGARVAPQPSQALPAASGAAPPPGAADSRGRAAGGSHRAALQLLCRAGDRRCSLGRRPERVTQPSAAARGSSASHRLRRRADAKARGGRFQLGRGSWSSGWAAGHSPGAAAARATEPNLGSSLAPARTDRPRTPAAGAALSVAAPAPAGKCSPARERGCSPQSHGELQLPTAPSCLRCRNPRCASPTLLPCSLALAVTLAEEQQ